aaattaaataaaataatggaTCAAAGACAACGCCATAATAAAGTCacaaatgaaataattaaaattataaattattttatgtttttgtAAGTATGAAAAATGTTCctactttataaaaaaacatagaaaaagagaaacaaataaaaaaaaaaaaagaaaataagattgataatgatttttatattatacaatgaaattatcaatattaaaaaaaaaaaaaaaacgttTTTAAGTTTACAAAATAGATTTGTGCTGTtatagaaattataaaatgccaatttaaaattatagaataaaaataattttatattggGATATTTTGTATGTAAAATATACacactttttaaattaacataatttatataaatattatttaataatttaaaaagtgtGGTGCAATTTTATGTTCATTTagtattaaaaagaaaaaaacatatttttaatttttttatgtatgtttaaaaaacaaaaagaaaaaaagaaaaataatgcTCAACAGACATctatagaaataaataaaattaatattttattaaattttgtgtgtaaatatttttttatatttttgattatattttttttttccttttttttttaacattatatattagagaaaaaaattgCACGTTGTTTTTTATTGCCATACAGTAATACttattttagataaaaaaaaatatatttaaaaaaaaaatttcaataagaaaattttatatatttaaaatttagaTGGTtcttatacatatatatatatacatttttttataaattttacttATACTTTCATTAAatcattatattaaaatatatatgtaaaataataaagtataaaaattacttataaattttatttttgcacACCGTCTGCAACGTCAAAAGAAATGTACgtcaaatatatatagaacaGTATTTTAGTGAcgatatattaaattaaaagaaacaaagttaaaattttgttaatatcaaaatttgtattaattataattttctttttatacttcattttttaattaaaaaagctgatttttttttttttattatatatataataaaaatcttatattatttaacataaattttattgtagtaagtattaaaatatatatatatactgtagAAATAGagattatttataatattcaaCAGTATGAAggaaagtaaaaaaaaaaaatgaaaaaagagaaaaaaaatacaaaaagaaaGTATGAACagaaaatattgaaataataaatattaattataaactttatattttatatctaatgttaataaattatttaaagacAATTAAAGTTGattaatttataaacatAAATGTTGTCTCATTGAATTTCTTACTTCTATACTTTTATATgtcatataataatatttatataacatGTATTTAATTGTATATCTTTTTAATACAAATTTAATTAGAAATGTTCGTTAGCTGTAACAGttgaaattatttaatacttTACACacataataagaaaaaaaaaattactatacTTTTCAGTcaacatttttttcttatgtaacataataatatgattttagaacatttttaaaattattctttagattttcttatataattcatataaatattcatcagatataaaaatttttttttttgacggattatttattaatctCATAATTTTAGAAAATCTTTATAAAACAGTAAACTAATAAGTAATGGCAAATACGCAAAACAATTTTACTATAATTTTGTATAAAATTTTGGCTTTAAAGTgtattatatatgtaaaacctatatatatataaattactgCTTGTTTTATTCAGCACATTTTATAaagtatatttaattttcaaTAGAAATTTAGAAGTGcgaaaatatttaaattcataatcattttaaatatatattttcaatagAATATTTAAAGGAGAAAGGAGCAACgtatatgaaaattttctaaataataaatttaaaaaaattaaaaagacatggtatttaaaaaaaagattgtGTTCATGTGAACTGAAGataagtaataaaaattactGTAATTTCATTTTAACACCCAAAATAactttacatttttattaattactgagaaaaaaaaaaaatttgtattcatatatacacataattattttaaaaaaataaaataaaataaaataccaAAGGGTTTATATATAGGGATATAATCACCATTATTAAGTTATTTTCATTCTCTTTGAGATACTTTGGAAAACAAAACaagcatttttttaaaaattttttttaatatatcatagaagaaataataattttatatttatgaaatCACAAGTTtatgaataatattataaaactaCACAAGAAAATAGCTGttccatttttataattagaaAGATAACtccttttatatattaatttatattaacaagatgctatattatttatttttatttaaaaattataaaaatatatattttggcatatatatatgcacttttttttttttagataattcatctttttattaaatatgttattttgtattgttttaaataaaatatgtgcatttcatatatatattcatttataaaaaaaagaatataaaaagaaaaaagataaattaaataaattaataattaaaaataacaaattgtaaaaaatagatatatagataaaaatttaaaaataaaataaaataaacggAAAATTAATAGTTAAAGTATTTACAAAAtagtataatataaaaaaacaatatgtagattaatatatataatattttttaccattattaaatttataattttcttttgttgTATAAGTTGTAtccttttaataatatattttattttattttaatttttttaatttgaaaaaaaaaaaaaaattgtattcttttaatagaaacctctaaatttttaaatttaaaagcaTATGAGACaaagttattttattatttattttgtaaataaaaaaaattgtatgaaatattttttttttgtaaatatatatatatatatattttcttcttttttaaatacataaatacaattattattattattttattagtttatttataaaaatatatcttttaattatgcaaatttattaatagtaTATCACATAAAAGTTtggatttttttattttcatttaactatttaataataattatttttttttttttgtttaacaGTTTATAAGTGTTTATTTTAACCATCATCTGAATCGTAATTTACTTCATCTTCTGGAACGTAATTTTCATGCTCAGATTTTccactttttttttggatATTACTAGGGCCTTTTTTATCCTCATGGTTAAATTCATCTTCTTCTTCGCTACTAtcacctttttttttaatatcaccTAACATTTGTTGAAATAAGGTCGGCTCATTATCCAATTCTATATCTTCTGGATGTACAAAAATCTCTCTTTTTATCTCAGTTGTAGAATAAGCTTTAAAATGtaaatctatttttttatcacaGCCAAAATAAGAATCACTGAATGCGTATACCGTTATACATAAGTTTCCTACTCTGTCTACtaaaaattgtaatttttcttctaatttCTTTTCACAATTTTTTACATGTGCATATTTCAAAATGCGATCATCTCCTTTGTAAGTTGCAATAATCCACCATTCTTCAAACTTCGGTTGAGGAAAAAACGGTGCATGAATATATCCTGAGGcttctttttcatataaattaagTCTATCAAGATGCACATAAATAGAAGCTACATCTCCTTTCACAATATGAGTTTCATCTTCAACTAATATTTCAGCacttaattttatatcaGGGACAATATTACAAAATGATTTAACATCTAAAATCTGATCTTCGTTCATTTCTGCTAATCCTTTTCTATATTCATGATCTTGATGAACAAAATCAAGTAATTCTTTTACAGCAAATTTTCCTTTGTGAACATGCCTTATAGTATTATCATCAAAATGTGGTATTTGTAATAAACTTGAACTTCTAATATCAAATGCTTGTATTAAACATCTTCTGAATGTTAAAGCTGCCTGAGCAGTTAAAAACCAATCTCTTAATATACTTATTTCTATCATGCTATGAGTTATAAGTAAAGAAAATTGAAGAATTTTTTCCAAAtccttttttaaatcttctGATAATAAATCATACCTTCTTTGCATATGAgctaatattaaaaaataattttttgttattatagGAACCTTAAAGCTCCTTTTTTTGGGCTCAACAAGTTCAtccatcattttttttatatacttatCATCATCTTCTCTTAATTCTAAATCTCTACTTTCTGCTGTTGCAGCGAGCATTTCTGGGTATGCTTTTATTCtactattttcatttattgtATATGTAAGATATTGTAATGTTTCTATTTTAACCCCATTGGGACCAtattgtttttgtttttgatagtaaataataaaaatagcaGGTATGAATACTagaaatatcaaaaaaaatatagataatattaatatttgatATCGTTCatctattaataattttggTAATCCAATTCCTACTTTCATCATTCCAGGCCCATCTGGGTTTccatatttttcataattctCCTTAGATATTTCGTCAGTCAAAGCTTGGTATGCTtttgttattaaaataaatttagcAGCAGCAGATGTATCATTAGGATTTTTATCGGGGTGatattttaatgattttaGCCTATATGCCTTCTTAATTTCCCCTACTGATGCTCCTACATTAACCTCTAGTATTTCAAACGGGTCAAATGTCTGCATTGGTTTAGTGTTcaacattttatttattagaaCACCTAATACTGCCCATAATGttaacaaaacaaaaaattgaaCTATTTTTGTATACCCTATTTTTTGCCATAATGTTGTGCTTTTATTTCTCTTTTCTTGTTTCAATTTACATAAAGAACATTTGCATGAGCGATAAACGCTATTATATTtagatttatttaaattataataatcatttttaaaaaatttattaattatagatttaatatatgaataagTGCAAGGAATTAATACACAAATTAAAATTGTTCcagcaaaaaaaataaatgcaGAGTCATCATAACTTAATAATGGCTCTTTATTACTATCTTTAGTAAATGTATCACGAAACTGTGACATTATTGATACAAATTACAACAATGtatttaagaaatatataaatacacacaaaaaaaaaaaaaggaaaaaaatttagataaaaaaaaaaaaaaaaaattaataaggaAAACTAATACTAAAAactataaagaaaaaaaaaaaaattttttttggcaaacatttttaaaaattttaatataatattaatcgTTAAATATTAATGTTAATGTTCaataaaattacaaatattaatcatataattttttttttttttttttttttttttttttttttgactattatttatttttttagcataaaatgataattctatgtttcaaaatatttttgttctaactttttttttttttttttatcctaaaataatttattattgtgattaattttaacatttaaaaaaaaaaatatatatatagttattAACATTTTAAATAGAAACAATAAAACTAATCTTATATATGAActcaaatattttatttataaaaatttagaagctggtcttaaattattttgaaaCATTTTATGTTAATTACATTACTgcataaaaaatgtttaagaaaatttcattttttaaaatttttatttatattgacATTATTAATTGGtagtttataaaaataaataattttttagacTACtactaataaatatatatataaatgtatttatttatattgtaaattttacatatttttgtttttttcccATGTGTATATAATTGAATCACAGTAAGTTCTTTTACAATCCATTAAATAATTGTCATTCAATGATGTTAGAATTTAgtataaaatgaaaacaatttttttttaaattttaataaatatattatggaAAAGTTTTTTCAAAATGTAGTTAAAGGATACATAAAAGTAAATTCCccttaattttaaaataaaattaataattaatatgaTTATGGATAATGTTTATCCTTTTTTAAACTAGTatgaatttattaattttctatttttttaaatatttcttaatctattaaaaaaaaaaagactttTTCATTTCATTAAATCACGTTTCAAAAATAGGCTTTTTGTATTTAAGTTAAATCAGTTAtagatttatataaaaattaagataaaaaaaaagtatatatttaaataaatatttttttttaaaaaaataagttcataatttttatatatcttatCTCTCAtattaaaattctttttagtGTATAAACAGAGTTTTTATGTACATATTTTGAATTCAtatttaaagttttttttttaactcattaaaataaatatatcattttgGATAATAAGGTTTTctaaaataagtaaaaagacaagcttttatattttacatggttatagaaattttaaaagggAAAActtgtaaataaaatgaaattaacaATAAAAGAGGCTAATtaacatattaaaaaattttataggtatattgaaaaaaaaggaaaaaaaaaaattttgggGGGAATAATGAAAtggtattattttttatatatttttcttcaagTACCAatctataataatttaaataatgatactACAAAATGTAGAAGTGAATTGATTTATTtg
The sequence above is drawn from the Plasmodium relictum strain SGS1 genome assembly, chromosome: 14 genome and encodes:
- the SEC63 gene encoding translocation protein SEC63, putative; amino-acid sequence: MSQFRDTFTKDSNKEPLLSYDDSAFIFFAGTILICVLIPCTYSYIKSIINKFFKNDYYNLNKSKYNSVYRSCKCSLCKLKQEKRNKSTTLWQKIGYTKIVQFFVLLTLWAVLGVLINKMLNTKPMQTFDPFEILEVNVGASVGEIKKAYRLKSLKYHPDKNPNDTSAAAKFILITKAYQALTDEISKENYEKYGNPDGPGMMKVGIGLPKLLIDERYQILILSIFFLIFLVFIPAIFIIYYQKQKQYGPNGVKIETLQYLTYTINENSRIKAYPEMLAATAESRDLELREDDDKYIKKMMDELVEPKKRSFKVPIITKNYFLILAHMQRRYDLLSEDLKKDLEKILQFSLLITHSMIEISILRDWFLTAQAALTFRRCLIQAFDIRSSSLLQIPHFDDNTIRHVHKGKFAVKELLDFVHQDHEYRKGLAEMNEDQILDVKSFCNIVPDIKLSAEILVEDETHIVKGDVASIYVHLDRLNLYEKEASGYIHAPFFPQPKFEEWWIIATYKGDDRILKYAHVKNCEKKLEEKLQFLVDRVGNLCITVYAFSDSYFGCDKKIDLHFKAYSTTEIKREIFVHPEDIELDNEPTLFQQMLGDIKKKGDSSEEEDEFNHEDKKGPSNIQKKSGKSEHENYVPEDEVNYDSDDG